In Paramormyrops kingsleyae isolate MSU_618 chromosome 5, PKINGS_0.4, whole genome shotgun sequence, one DNA window encodes the following:
- the cant1b gene encoding soluble calcium-activated nucleotidase 1b isoform X1 — MDPEFTQLEQNGFMNSLPIPVRGLPVLSSLDARLRPRWRTITAVGLFVLAVLLYSHRTAEGSGDTGDRFPQHVPGGLRPRSGWYGVVAAELFSGRYNDTYPLSPPEHTARGTRYRIAVIADLDTASRSTKELTWFSYLRRGHLLVSDGRDQVTVEWDPDRVVLESHLAEKGRGMELSDLVAFNGKLYSVDDRTGVVYHIEGNRAVPWVILADGDGSVAKGFKAEWLAVKDERLYVGGLGKEWTTTTGEVVNDHPEWVKVVGFRGDVEHQNWVPRYSTMRNAAGIRPPGYLIHESAAWSDLLQRWFFLPRRASAKLYNEAADERRGTNLVLSCSPDFRDVSADRVGPLLPTHGFSSFKFVPGTNDQLVLALKSEEDAGKVGTYITAFTLDGRILLPETKIGNVKYEGLEFI; from the exons ATGGACCCAGAATTCACCCAGCTAGAGCAGAACGGCTTCATGAACTCTCTTCCCATCCCTGTCCGAGGCCTCCCCGTGCTGTCCTCTTTGGACGCCCGCTTACGGCCACGGTGGCGGACCATCACGGCGGTCGGTCTGTTCGTGCTGGCGGTCCTGCTGTACTCACACAggacagcagagggcagtgGCGACACTGGTGACCGCTTTCCCCAGCACGTCCCGGGTGGCCTCCGCCCACGTTCCGGATGGTATGGTGTGGTAGCAGCAGAACTATTCTCCGGACGGTATAACGACACGTACCCGCTGAGCCCACCAGAACACACAGCACGCGGCACCCGCTACCGCATCGCCGTCATCGCCGACCTGGACACAGCCTCTCGCAGCACCAAGGAGCTCACCTGGTTCAGTTACCTACGCCGGGGCCACCTGCTGGTGTCGGATGGTAGGGACCAAGTGACCGTGGAGTGGGACCCCGACCGGGTTGTGCTTGAGAGTCACCTGGCGGAAAAGGGGCGGGGCATGGAGCTCTCCGACCTGGTGGCCTTTAATGGGAAGCTGTACAGCGTGGATGACCGCACGGGTGTGGTCTACCACATTGAGGGCAACCGGGCCGTACCCTGGGTCATCCTGGCCGACGGAGACGGCTCAGTCGCCAAAG GATTCAAGGCAGAGTGGCTGGCTGTGAAGGACGAGCGTCTGTACGTGGGCGGTCTGGGGAAGGAGTGGACCACAACCACGGGGGAGGTAGTCAACGACCACCCAGAGTGGGTCAAAGTGGTGGGTTTCCGTGGCGACGTGGAGCACCAGAACTGGGTGCCACGGTACAGTACCATGCGGAATGCCGCTGGCATTAGACCCCCAG gtTACCTCATCCACGAATCGGCAGCATGGAGCGACCTGCTCCAGCGCTGGTTCTTCCTGCCGCGCCGGGCCAGCGCCAAGCTGTACAACGAGGCAGCGGACGAGCGCCGCGGGACCAACTTGGTGCTGAGCTGCTCGCCGGACTTCCGGGACGTCTCTGCGGACCGCGTGGGCCCGCTGCTGCCCACACATGGCTTCTCCTCGTTCAAGTTCGTGCCTGGAACCAACGACCAGCTTGTGCTGGCGCTGAAGTCCGAGGAGGACGCCGGCAAAGTCGGCACCTACATCACAGCCTTCACTCTGGACGGCCGCATCCTGCTACCAGAGACCAAGATCGGAAACGTCAAATATGAGGGACTAGAGTTCATCTAG
- the cant1b gene encoding soluble calcium-activated nucleotidase 1b isoform X2 produces MDPEFTQLEQNGFMNSLPIPVRGLPVLSSLDARLRPRWRTITAVGLFVLAVLLYSHRTAEGSGDTGDRFPQHVPGGLRPRSGWYGVVAAELFSGRYNDTYPLSPPEHTARGTRYRIAVIADLDTASRSTKELTWFSYLRRGHLLVSDGFKAEWLAVKDERLYVGGLGKEWTTTTGEVVNDHPEWVKVVGFRGDVEHQNWVPRYSTMRNAAGIRPPGYLIHESAAWSDLLQRWFFLPRRASAKLYNEAADERRGTNLVLSCSPDFRDVSADRVGPLLPTHGFSSFKFVPGTNDQLVLALKSEEDAGKVGTYITAFTLDGRILLPETKIGNVKYEGLEFI; encoded by the exons ATGGACCCAGAATTCACCCAGCTAGAGCAGAACGGCTTCATGAACTCTCTTCCCATCCCTGTCCGAGGCCTCCCCGTGCTGTCCTCTTTGGACGCCCGCTTACGGCCACGGTGGCGGACCATCACGGCGGTCGGTCTGTTCGTGCTGGCGGTCCTGCTGTACTCACACAggacagcagagggcagtgGCGACACTGGTGACCGCTTTCCCCAGCACGTCCCGGGTGGCCTCCGCCCACGTTCCGGATGGTATGGTGTGGTAGCAGCAGAACTATTCTCCGGACGGTATAACGACACGTACCCGCTGAGCCCACCAGAACACACAGCACGCGGCACCCGCTACCGCATCGCCGTCATCGCCGACCTGGACACAGCCTCTCGCAGCACCAAGGAGCTCACCTGGTTCAGTTACCTACGCCGGGGCCACCTGCTGGTGTCGGATG GATTCAAGGCAGAGTGGCTGGCTGTGAAGGACGAGCGTCTGTACGTGGGCGGTCTGGGGAAGGAGTGGACCACAACCACGGGGGAGGTAGTCAACGACCACCCAGAGTGGGTCAAAGTGGTGGGTTTCCGTGGCGACGTGGAGCACCAGAACTGGGTGCCACGGTACAGTACCATGCGGAATGCCGCTGGCATTAGACCCCCAG gtTACCTCATCCACGAATCGGCAGCATGGAGCGACCTGCTCCAGCGCTGGTTCTTCCTGCCGCGCCGGGCCAGCGCCAAGCTGTACAACGAGGCAGCGGACGAGCGCCGCGGGACCAACTTGGTGCTGAGCTGCTCGCCGGACTTCCGGGACGTCTCTGCGGACCGCGTGGGCCCGCTGCTGCCCACACATGGCTTCTCCTCGTTCAAGTTCGTGCCTGGAACCAACGACCAGCTTGTGCTGGCGCTGAAGTCCGAGGAGGACGCCGGCAAAGTCGGCACCTACATCACAGCCTTCACTCTGGACGGCCGCATCCTGCTACCAGAGACCAAGATCGGAAACGTCAAATATGAGGGACTAGAGTTCATCTAG